The Sander vitreus isolate 19-12246 chromosome 5, sanVit1, whole genome shotgun sequence genome includes a region encoding these proteins:
- the ankrd34bb gene encoding ankyrin repeat domain 34Bb: MDESREVRNDGNSLLKAVYLSRLRLTRLLLEGGAYINESNEYGETPLMVACKTHHSDSQSVPKHKMVWYLLENGADPNIQDKTGKTALMHACLEQTGAEILSLLLSSGADPTLEDHAGLSALVYAVNSGNRDILRLLLDACKAKGKDVIIITTNKLPSGHQMTKQYLNVPPPPDLEEHLHYTPPSCCLSPYELQLRPPSQCFTAKVLACGSSQSLTEEPVEITPEEELSFIVNGLTFHRRPPAVSRHNSINVKDATGLLKARENMSVNENRGGGGRRGFGRKMSYDSSQHSASHPNLHQDSHPFPHESSPVDKDSFDYLRQFNVSSLQNVVHRQNIGIDHYSSDSQLPQFGSQDNSSKNSDGAKVGAEKHKLINSRSSALSGSRESLDSTVQRRSIAGLERRGSGALLLDHIAHTRPGYLPPLNPHAPIPNIGVSSSSSYHFSESSKTLHGVITGSKPVLPCAPVFPRDLKAKKMLWRRHSMQSEQIKQLVNFEETFGLRRK; the protein is encoded by the exons ATGGATGAGTCAAGAGAGGTTCGAAATGATGGCAATTCTCTGCTGAAGGCTGTCTATTTAAGTCGTCTGCGTCTGACTCGGCTGCTCCTGGAGGGAGGAGCCTACATAAACGAGAGTAATGAATATGGCGAGACACCACTTATGGTGGCCTGCAAGACACACCATTCAGATTCACAGAGTGTGCCCAAACACAAGATGGTTTG GTATCTTCTGGAAAATGGTGCTGATCCAAACATCCAAGACAAGACAGGCAAAACAGCTTTGATGCATGCATGCCTCGAACAAACTGGAGCTGAAATTTTGTCACTCCTGCTGAGCAGTGGAGCTGATCCAACTCTGGAGGATCATGCAGGCTTATCAGCATTGGTTTATGCAGTCAATTCAGGCAACAGGGACATCCTCAGGCTCCTCCTGGATGCCTGTAAAGCCAAAGGTAAGGATgtaatcatcatcaccaccaatAAACTGCCATCTGGCCATCAGATGACAAAGCAATACCTCAATGTTCCTCCACCTCCAGACCTTGAGGAGCATCTGCATTACACCCCACCATCTTGTTGCTTGTCTCCATATGAGCTCCAGCTACGACCTCCTTCACAGTGCTTCACAGCAAAAGTCCTTGCCTGCGGCTCCAGCCAGTCTCTGACAGAGGAGCCGGTAGAAATAACACCTGAGGAGGAGCTGTCCTTCATAGTCAATGGCCTCACCTTCCACAGAAGACCTCCAGCTGTGTCACGGCACAACAGCATCAATGTCAAAGATGCAACAGGGCTTCTGAAAGCACGAGAAAACATGTCAGTAAATGAGAATAGGGGAGGAGGTGGAAGACGAGGCTTTGGTAGAAAGATGTCATATGACAGTTCACAACATTCTGCTTCACACCCAAACTTGCATCAAGACAGTCACCCCTTTCCCCATGAATCCAGTCCTGTGGATAAAGATTCCTTTGACTATCTCAGACAATTTAATGTTTCCAGTCTGCAAAATGTGGTCCATCGGCAGAACATTGGTATTGACCACTACAGTTCTGACTCTCAGTTACCACAGTTTGGCAGCCAAGACAATAGCTCCAAGAATAGTGATGGAGCTAAAGTGGGAGCAGAAAAGCACAAGCTGATCAACAGCAGATCCTCTGCTCTGTCAGGATCCAGAGAGTCCTTGGATAGTACTGTCCAGAGACGAAGCATTGCCGGGCTGGAGCGAAGAGGCTCAGGGGCCCTTCTTTTGGATCACATAGCCCACACTCGCCCTGGATACCTCCCTCCTCTGAATCCCCATGCTCCTATACCAAATATTGGGGTCAGTTCTAGCTCTTCCTACCATTTTAGTGAAAGTAGCAAGACATTGCATGGCGTTATTACAGGGTCAAAGCCTGTCCTACCTTGTGCACCTGTTTTCCCAAGGGATCTAAAAGCCAAGAAAATGCTGTGGAGACGACACTCAATGCAGAGTGAGCAGATAAAACAGCTGGTCAACTTTGAGGAAACTTTTGGCCTCAGGAGAAAATAA
- the gtf2h2 gene encoding general transcription factor IIH subunit 2 isoform X2: MGGAEGGRIWLTKSHSGRDPVPVQKEKMRHLHVVIDCSRSMEDQDLKPNRLTSTLKLLETFVDEYFDQNPISQLGIITTKNKRAEKLTDLAGNPKKHAAALKKAVDTVCLGEPSIYNSLNLAIQTLKHMPGHTSREILIILSSLTTCDPANICELIKTLKSLKVRVSVIGLSAEVRVCTVLTRETGGSYHVILDESHFKELLMLHVKPPPASSSSECSLIRMGFPQHTIASLTDQDAKPSFSMSHLDSSSAPGLSLGGYFCPQCHAKYTELPVECKVCGLTLVSAPHLARSFHHLFPLQAFIESPVEEFQEDRFCQACQGELKDKSIFTCPSCRSVFCVECDLFIHDLLHCCPCCIHSQSAP, from the exons ATG GGAGGTGCTGAAGGAGGACGAATCTGGCTCACTAAAAGCCACAGTGGAAGAGATCCTGTTCCAGTCCAAAAGGAAAAG ATGCGGCACCTCCATGTGGTGATTGACTGTTCAAGAAGTATGGAAGACCAGGACTTGAAACCAAACCGTCTCACCTCTACTCTAAAG CTGTTGGAAACTTTTGTTGATGAGTATTTTGACCAAAACCCCATCAGTCAG CTAGGCATTATCACCACAAAGAATAAAAGGGCTGAGAAGCTTACTGATCTGGCAG GAAATCCAAAGAAGCACGCTGCTGCTCTGAAGAAAGCAGTGGACACTGTGTGTTTAGGAGAGCCATCCATATACAACTCTCTCAACTTGGCCATACAGACCCTCAA GCACATGCCTGGACATACAAGCCGGGAGATCCTGATAATCCTCAGCAGCCTTACTACATGTGACCCAGCCAACATCTGTGAGCTGATTAAG ACCCTAAAGTCTCTGAAGGTGCGGGTGTCTGTAATCGGCCTGTCAGCAGAGGTCAGGGTGTGTACAGTATTGACCAGGGAGACGGGCGGCTCGTACCACGTTATCTTGGATGAGAGCCACTTCAAAGAGCTTCTGATGCTGCATGTCAAACCTCCTCCAGCCAGCTCCTCATCTGAATGCTCTTTAATACGCATGG GTTTTCCTCAGCACACCATCGCTTCTCTGACTGACCAGGATGCCAAGCCTTCATTCAGCATGTC tCATCTAGACAGCAGCAGTGCTCCAGGTCTGTCTCTGGGAGGATACTTCTGCCCGCAGTGCCACGCCAAGTACACAGAGCTTCCTGTAGAGTGTAAAGTCTGTG GTTTGACTCTGGTGTCGGCTCCCCATCTCGCCAGATCTTTCCACCACCTCTTCCCCCTCCAAGCCTTTATAGAGAGTCCTGTGGAGGAGTTTCAAGAAGACAG GTTCTGTCAAGCTTGTCAAGGGGAGCTGAAAGATAAAAGT aTATTCACCTGTCCATCATGTCGCAGTGTGTTCTGTGTGGAGTGTGATCTCTTCATCCATGACTTGCTACACTGCTGCCCTTGCTGTATTCACAGTCAGAGTGCCCCCTGA
- the gtf2h2 gene encoding general transcription factor IIH subunit 2 isoform X1, with amino-acid sequence MDEEPERAKRWEGGYERTWEVLKEDESGSLKATVEEILFQSKRKRVIESHGQVRLGMMRHLHVVIDCSRSMEDQDLKPNRLTSTLKLLETFVDEYFDQNPISQLGIITTKNKRAEKLTDLAGNPKKHAAALKKAVDTVCLGEPSIYNSLNLAIQTLKHMPGHTSREILIILSSLTTCDPANICELIKTLKSLKVRVSVIGLSAEVRVCTVLTRETGGSYHVILDESHFKELLMLHVKPPPASSSSECSLIRMGFPQHTIASLTDQDAKPSFSMSHLDSSSAPGLSLGGYFCPQCHAKYTELPVECKVCGLTLVSAPHLARSFHHLFPLQAFIESPVEEFQEDRFCQACQGELKDKSIFTCPSCRSVFCVECDLFIHDLLHCCPCCIHSQSAP; translated from the exons ATGGATGAAGAACCAGAGAGAGCCAAGCGCTGGGAAGGGGGCTATGAGAGGACATG GGAGGTGCTGAAGGAGGACGAATCTGGCTCACTAAAAGCCACAGTGGAAGAGATCCTGTTCCAGTCCAAAAGGAAAAG GGTGATCGAGAGCCATGGACAAGTAAGGCTTGGAATG ATGCGGCACCTCCATGTGGTGATTGACTGTTCAAGAAGTATGGAAGACCAGGACTTGAAACCAAACCGTCTCACCTCTACTCTAAAG CTGTTGGAAACTTTTGTTGATGAGTATTTTGACCAAAACCCCATCAGTCAG CTAGGCATTATCACCACAAAGAATAAAAGGGCTGAGAAGCTTACTGATCTGGCAG GAAATCCAAAGAAGCACGCTGCTGCTCTGAAGAAAGCAGTGGACACTGTGTGTTTAGGAGAGCCATCCATATACAACTCTCTCAACTTGGCCATACAGACCCTCAA GCACATGCCTGGACATACAAGCCGGGAGATCCTGATAATCCTCAGCAGCCTTACTACATGTGACCCAGCCAACATCTGTGAGCTGATTAAG ACCCTAAAGTCTCTGAAGGTGCGGGTGTCTGTAATCGGCCTGTCAGCAGAGGTCAGGGTGTGTACAGTATTGACCAGGGAGACGGGCGGCTCGTACCACGTTATCTTGGATGAGAGCCACTTCAAAGAGCTTCTGATGCTGCATGTCAAACCTCCTCCAGCCAGCTCCTCATCTGAATGCTCTTTAATACGCATGG GTTTTCCTCAGCACACCATCGCTTCTCTGACTGACCAGGATGCCAAGCCTTCATTCAGCATGTC tCATCTAGACAGCAGCAGTGCTCCAGGTCTGTCTCTGGGAGGATACTTCTGCCCGCAGTGCCACGCCAAGTACACAGAGCTTCCTGTAGAGTGTAAAGTCTGTG GTTTGACTCTGGTGTCGGCTCCCCATCTCGCCAGATCTTTCCACCACCTCTTCCCCCTCCAAGCCTTTATAGAGAGTCCTGTGGAGGAGTTTCAAGAAGACAG GTTCTGTCAAGCTTGTCAAGGGGAGCTGAAAGATAAAAGT aTATTCACCTGTCCATCATGTCGCAGTGTGTTCTGTGTGGAGTGTGATCTCTTCATCCATGACTTGCTACACTGCTGCCCTTGCTGTATTCACAGTCAGAGTGCCCCCTGA